One Candidatus Omnitrophota bacterium DNA segment encodes these proteins:
- a CDS encoding YkgJ family cysteine cluster protein, translating into MKKNKRKEVAIDCLKCKDQSDCCRFGAWIDLEEAKKILSLGIKGDFFHLEIDKEFPSGYKVGTSIEDEKCVFLDPDGLCRIHKVDYAVKPITCKEFPYEGDKIAPIADVLCSVHKARVKKSKARRRK; encoded by the coding sequence CTATAGATTGTCTCAAATGTAAAGACCAATCAGATTGTTGTAGGTTTGGAGCCTGGATTGATTTGGAGGAGGCTAAGAAGATATTGTCGCTGGGGATTAAAGGCGACTTTTTCCATTTGGAGATAGATAAAGAGTTTCCTTCCGGATACAAGGTAGGTACTAGTATTGAAGATGAAAAATGCGTCTTTTTGGATCCTGATGGTTTATGCCGGATCCATAAAGTAGATTATGCTGTTAAGCCGATAACTTGTAAGGAATTTCCTTATGAAGGTGACAAAATTGCTCCTATTGCCGATGTGTTGTGTAGCGTGCATAAAGCTAGAGTGAAAAAGTCAAAAGCTCGTAGGAGAAAATAA